One window of the Trifolium pratense cultivar HEN17-A07 linkage group LG2, ARS_RC_1.1, whole genome shotgun sequence genome contains the following:
- the LOC123910535 gene encoding cytochrome P450 89A2-like, which produces MESSSSWFIAIVSFCIIFLIRAIFSTRTTTKTTVTLPPGPPHIPILTTLSWLRKSFSSQLEPFLKTLHTKYGPIITLRIGSRPAIFIADHSIAHHALIQNSSVFSDRPKALPTGKINTSNQHNISSASYGPTWRTLRRNLASEMLHPSKIKSFSEIRNWVLETLINRLKSASGSESSDSVTVISHFHYAIFCLLVFMLFGERVKDEILSDILRVQRNHLLGISRFNILNFWPRVTRILLRKRWEELFKLRKDQEDVLLPLIRARKQVKESGLNNVKSVVSYVDTLLELELPEEKRKLSEDEMVTLCSEFLTGGTDTTSTALQWIMANLVKHPDVQRKIVDEIRDVMGGDDSGEKKEVKEEDLHKFPYLKCVILEGLRRHPPGHFVLPHAVTEDVVLDGYLVPKNGTVNFMVAEMGWDPRVWEDPMEFKPERFLKEETFDITGSKEIKMMPFGAGRRICPGYNLALLHLEYFVANLVWNFDWKLPEGGHVDLSEKQEFTTVMKNPLQVHISPRI; this is translated from the coding sequence AtggaatcatcatcatcatggttCATAGCAATTGTCTCTTTCTGCATCATCTTCCTCATCAGAGCCATCTTCTCCACCAGAACCACCACAAAAACCACCGTAACCCTCCCTCCTGGCCCACCACACATACCAATACTCACAACCCTATCATGGCTTCGAAAATCATTCTCCTCCCAACTCGAACCATTTCTCAAAACCCTCCACACCAAATATGGTCCTATCATCACTCTTAGAATCGGTTCTCGACCTGCAATTTTCATCGCCGACCATTCCATTGCTCATCATGCTCTCATTCAAAACTCCTCTGTTTTCTCCGATCGTCCCAAAGCTCTTCCCACCGGCAAAATTAATACCAGCAACCAACATAACATCAGTTCTGCTTCATACGGTCCTACATGGCGTACCCTCCGTCGTAACCTCGCTTCAGAGATGCTTCATCCttccaaaatcaaatctttctcTGAAATTCGCAACTGGGTCTTGGAAACTCTCATCAACCGTCTCAAATCTGCTTCGGGATCAGAATCTTCAGATTCTGTTACGGTTATTTCTCACTTTCATTATGCGATATTCTGTTTATTAGTTTTCATGTTGTTTGGTGAAAGAGTTAAAGATGAGATACTCAGTGACATCTTGCGTGTACAAAGGAATCATTTGTTGGGTATTAGCAGAttcaatattttgaatttctGGCCTAGAGTTACGAGGATTTTGTTGCGGAAACGATGGGAGGAGCTTTTTAAATTGCGTAAGGATCAAGAGGATGTTTTGCTTCCGTTGATAAGAGCAAGGAAGCAAGTTAAAGAGAGTGGATTGAACAATGTTAAAAGTGTTGTTTCATATGTGGATACTCTTTTGGAGTTGGAGTTGCCTGAGGAGAAACGTAAGCTGAGTGAAGATGAAATGGTTACTCTTTGTTCCGAGTTTTTGACAGGTGGGACAGATACTACTTCCACTGCTTTGCAGTGGATTATGGCGAATTTGGTGAAACACCCGGACGTGCAGAGGAAGATTGTGGATGAGATTAGGGATGTGATGGGCGGAGATGATAGTGGAGAAAAGAAGGAAGTGAAAGAGGAAGACTTGCATAAGTTTCCGTATCTTAAGTGTGTGATTTTGGAAGGGTTGAGGCGTCATCCACCGGGGCATTTTGTGTTGCCACACGCGGTAACTGAGGATGTTGTTTTGGACGGTTATTTGGTGCCTAAAAATGGGACAGTGAATTTTATGGTGGCTGAGATGGGGTGGGATCCTCGTGTTTGGGAGGATCCAATGGAGTTTAAGCCAGAGAGGTTTTTGAAGGAGGAAACATTTGATATTACAGGGAGTAAAGAGATAAAGATGATGCCATTTGGTGCTGGGAGGAGAATTTGTCCTGGATATAATTTAGCTTTGCTTCATTTGGAATATTTTGTGgctaatttggtttggaattttGATTGGAAGCTTCCGGAGGGGGGACACGTCGATTTGTCCGAAAAACAAGAATTCACCACTGTCATGAAAAATCCATTGCAGGTTCATATTTCTCCTAGAATCTAG
- the LOC123904569 gene encoding protein ARABIDILLO 1-like, which produces MPQGVVDWRSLPDDILIQLLSCLSYRDRASLSASCKKWRVLGNSPCLWTSLDLRSHKFDANVASSLASRCVHLQKLRFHGAEAAEALLHLRAKNLRELSGNGCWKMTDINLAVIAARHELLQSLQLGPDFCHGVTSEAIKAIAHCCPSLNKLRLSGIRDVNADSINALATYCPKLTDIGFIDCLCVDELALGNVQSVRFLSVAGTPSMKWSVVSHLWHKLPNLTGLDVSRTDIGLSAVSSLLSLSPNLKILIALNCPILEEETSFSASKYKNKLLISLSTDIFKGLGSLFFDNTNRGKNVFLDWRTSKSNNDKGLDEIIPWLEWMLSHILLHSAVSRQQGGLDNFWVEQGASLLLSLMQSSQEDVQERAARGLANFVAIDDENASIDCERVEAVMRDGGIHLLLGLAKSYREGLQSEAANAIAILSLNANFAKAVAEEGGIEILWKLRLQQEPSEVC; this is translated from the coding sequence ATGCCCCAAGGTGTTGTTGATTGGAGGAGTTTACCGGATGATATACTAATTCAGCTATTGTCATGTCTGAGTTATCGAGACCGAGCTAGTTTATCAGCAAGTTGTAAGAAATGGAGGGTTCTTGGTAACTCCCCGTGTTTGTGGACTTCTTTGGATCTTCGTTCGCACAAGTTCGATGCCAATGTTGCATCTTCACTTGCTTCTAGATGTGTGCATCTACAGAAGCTTAGGTTTCATGGTGCAGAGGCTGCTGAGGCACTACTTCATCTTCGAGCTAAGAACTTGCGCGAATTAAGCGGTAACGGTTGCTGGAAGATGACCGATATAAATCTTGCTGTGATTGCTGCCCGGCATGAGTTACTCCAGAGTCTTCAGCTTGGACCAGATTTTTGTCACGGAGTTACTAGTGAAGCTATAAAAGCAATAGCTCACTGCTGTCCTAGTTTGAATAAACTCAGGCTCTCAGGTATTAGGGATGTAAATGCAGATTCTATTAATGCATTGGCTACCTATTGTCCAAAGTTGACTGATATCGGGTTCATCGACTGCCTGTGTGTTGACGAGCTTGCGTTGGGAAATGTGCAATCGGTTCGTTTCCTTTCTGTCGCGGGGACACCAAGTATGAAGTGGAGTGTGGTTTCACATCTTTGGCATAAGCTTCCTAACCTGACTGGATTGGATGTTTCAAGAACCGATATTGGTCTGTCCGCTGTTTCAAGTTTGTTATCCTTATCACCAAATTTGAAGATTTTGATTGCTTTGAATTGTCCTATCCTCGAAGAAGAGACTAGCTTTTCTGctagtaaatataaaaataagttgtTGATTTCCCTATCAACGGATATTTTTAAAGGACTAGGTTCTTTATTTTTCGATAATACAAATAGAGGAAAGAATGTGTTTTTGGACTGGAGGACTTCAAAGAGTAATAATGATAAGGGTCTTGATGAAATTATACCTTGGCTTGAATGGATGCTGTCACATATACTTTTGCATTCTGCTGTGAGCCGTCAACAGGGAGGTCTTGATAATTTCTGGGTTGAACAAGGTGCATCACTCTTGCTTAGTCTAATGCAGAGTTCTCAAGAGGATGTTCAGGAGCGGGCAGCCAGAGGTCTTGCAAATTTTGTTGCAATTGATGATGAAAATGCTAGCATTGATTGTGAAAGGGTTGAAGCAGTTATGAGAGATGGTGGTATACATCTCCTTCTTGGCCTTGCAAAATCTTACAGGGAAGGGCTTCAGTCCGAGGCAGCTAATGCTATTGCGATTTTGTCATTGAATGCTAATTTTGCGAAGGCCGTTGCAGAAGAGGGTGGGATTGAGATTCTA